The DNA window GTTGAGCACGTTGCAGTACAGGTAGGGCCCCACCCGGGTTAGGTGACCGTGTGAATAAGCGCTGATCTCGGGGTGCCGCGGTCCGGTGCGGCCGACCAGCAGCCAGGTGCCGACGCCGGCGCCGACGCACAGGAGGGCCACCAGGCAGGCGAGCAGCACGGCCATCCCCCGCTTGCTTCCGGGTTTCACTCGGCTACCACCGCCGAAGCGCCGACACCCCGGCGCATGCCCTCCTGCTCGACCATAATCGGTCTATTTCCTCCCAGGCCGGGAATCAGTGAGTTGCCGCGGAAGCTGACAAGGGTCTGCGCCAAGCCCAGGATGAGCAGCGCAGTGACCGCGGTGAAGCCGACCCACAGTTCGGTGTACACCAACACGCCCAGCGCGCCGCCGAGGACCCAGGCCAATTGCAGCGTCGACTCCGAGCGCCCGAAGCCCGATGCGCGGGACTCCTCCGGCAGGTCGTTCTGCAGCGACGCGTCCAGCGACGCCTTCGCGATGGCGCTGGCCCCCGACGTGACCAGGGTGGCGATCACGGCCAGCATCAAGTTGCCGGCCACCGCGGCGGCCAGCGCGACCGCGCTCACCGCGACCGTGCAGCGCACCACGAGCACGGCGGGCCTGCCCAGCTTCAGGCGCGCACTGGTGAAGTTGCCGACGAAATTGCCGATCCCCGCCGCGGCGCCGATCATGCCGAGCATGGCGATCTGGGCCCAGCCGTTGGCCTGATGGGCCTTCGCGACGAACGCGGGATACAGGAACAAAAAGCCCACCATGACCTTGATGGTGCAGTTACCCCATAGCGAGGTGATGATGTTGCGGCCCAACGGTTGCCGAAGCGCGCCGCTGACCTCCTGATGCCAGCTGCGCCGCAACGGTTCACTGTCCTGGCGGTAGCTCAACGTGGCGGGAACCTCACCGGCCGTCACCTCGACCCAGCGTGGTATCCGCATGGACAGCGTGGCGCCGGCGATCGTCACCGCGATCACCACGAACAACGCCCCGGGCAGCTTGAACAGGTGGGTGCAGGCGAATTCCACACCACCGGCGATGGCACCGCCGACGATGGTGCCGCCCAGCAGGCCGAACATGGTCAGCCGGGCGTTGACCCGCACCAGGTCGATGGTCGGCGGCATCACCCGTGGTGTCACCGCGCTGCGCAGCACGCTGAACGATTTCGAGAACACCATCATCGCGAGCGCGCACGGATAGAGCACCCACGACGGGAAACTGCCGGTGGCGCCGTTGTAGTTCATGATCAGCAGCACCGCCAGTGCGGTGCGCAGGGCGAACGACGCGGCCAGCGCAACGCGGCGGCCGTGCTGCAACCGGTCCAGCGCCGGACCGATGAACGGTGCGACCACGGCGAACGGCGCGATGGTGATCAACAGGTACAGCGCGACCCGGCCCTTGCTCTCTCCGGTGGCCGCGGCGAAGAACAATGTGTTGGCCAGCGCGACGGCCATCGCGGCGTCGACGGCGAAGTTGGCCACCACCGGCCACGTCAGCGCCGTCAGGCCGGACTTGTCGGCGCCGTCGGCCGTCGCGGCGCGCTGCACCATCCAGTACATCCGCGAGCCCATTTCGCGGCTGCGCAGCGCGGCGGCGCGGGTGACGGTGATCCGCTCGCCGGAGACCGGACCGCGAGACGCCGTGCCGCTGCTGCGCTCCGGCTCCGGCTGATGGCCCAGCGGCGGCAGATAGCGGTTGGCGCTCGGCATCGGCGACGGGCGCCGCGTGCGCCGATCGGTGCTGTCGCCGGCAGGGTAGTTGGCCGCGCCCGGATGTTGGGAGGCGGCGCCGTTGCGGGGCCGGCGGCCCCGCTGAGAGGGCACACGGCCCGGATCGTTTTGCCGCCGTCCAGACACGTTCCGATTCTCCCCTATGCCGACTCCGTGCGTCTGCAGGTAACGGGGTGTGGCTCGCCAACCTAGTATTGGAAACGCAATGCAGAAAGAAGGCAGCGTGACCAGACCCAGCGAGGAGCCCTCCGTGGAATCCGCCGTGGCAACCGTGGACGACTGGCCGGAGGGCTTGGCGGCGGTGCTCACGGGCGCGGCAGACCAGGCGAGGGCCGCCGTCGTGGAGTTCAGCGGGCCGGAGATGGTCGGCGACTATCTGGGCGTCGGCTACGAAGACCCGAACACCGCGACCCACCGGTTCCTGGCGCACCTGCCCGGTTACCAGGGGTGGCAGTGGGCGGTCGTCGTGGCGGCCTATCCCGGCGCCGAGCACGCCACGATCAGCGAGGTGGTGCTGGTACCGGGGCCGACGGCATTGCTGGCACCCGAGTGGGTGCCATGGGAGCACCGGGTGCGGCCCGGGGATCTGAGTCCCGGCGATCTGCTGGCGCCCGCCACCGACGATCCTCGGCTGGTTCCCGGCTACACCGCCAGCGGGGACCTTCAGGTCGACGAGACCGCCGCCGAGATCGGGTTGGGCCGGCGTTGGGTGATGAGCGCCGAGGGCCGCGCGGACGCGGCCGAACGCTGGCGCACCGGCGATTACGGCCCCGACTCGCCGATGGCGCGATCCACCAAGCGGGTGTGCCTCGACTGCGGTTTCTTCCTGCCGCTGTCGGGATCCCTGGGGGCGCTGTTCGGGGTGTGCGGCAACGAATTGTCGGCCGACGGGCACATCGTCGACAAGCTGTACGGCTGCGGTGCTCACTCGGACACTCCGGCCCCGGCGGGCACCGGGTCGCCGGCGTACGAGCCCTACGACGACGGCCTGCTGGACCTCACCCAGGCACCGGTCGAGCCGTCGGCGCCGTCTGGAGAAGCGTCGGAGGCGCCGGAAGCGCAGGCGGAATCCGCGACCCAAGAGCCGGCGACTCAAGAGTCCGCGACTCAAGAACCCGCGACCGAGGAGTCCGCGATCCAAGAACTTGCGGCCCAGGAACCGGCGGCCCAAGAACCGGCGACCCAGGCGTCTCGGCCCGAGACACCGGCCGAGACGCCGGAAGGCCAGCAGCCGCCGCAGAGCGAAACGACGGACTAGCCGGTCTCGGCGGCGGCCTTGATGCGCGCCAGCGAGGCGTTCATGCCGTCGAGCAATTCACGCTCGAAGTTGGCTGTCCCGCCGAAGAGCGCATTCACCGACAGGTTCGAAAACGCGGTGACGCCGTTTTCGGCGTGACGGCTCTCGATCAGCCGGGTGCCCTCGCCGCTGGGCTCGAGCTCGTAGCTCCAGATGGTGTTGTTGGTGTCGACGCGGAACGCGAGCTTGCGGTCGGGAACGATCTCGACGACCGTGCACGTGGTCGGCCAGAACATGCGCTTGCGGCGGTTGAGGTTGAGGGTCCGGGTGCCCTGACGCACCGGGCCGAAGGGCTTCATCCAACGACACTGCGGACTCCACTGCGGCATTCGCCGCAGGTCGGAAATCAATCCCCACACCGTGGCGACCGGTGCGTTGATGTCGACGTGGGCTTGCAACAGCGGGGCTACCATCGCTCCTCCAGGGGTGCGAATTACTTGTGGTCGAGATAGTTTTCGAGGCCGGCCTGCGCGCCGCGTGCACCGCGACGGGCCGCGGCGAGCTGCAGCAGGAAGATGCTCGTGCCGAGCACCCCCACACCCAGCCCGGCCAGGGCCACCGGACGCCAACATTGCAGGGCGGGCACCAGGAAAGCGGCCGCCACCGCGGACAGCCAACCCAACGCGCCGAGCGCGATGAACGGCCACACCTGCAGCAGCGCGGCCGGCAGCGGCGGCGCGGTGGGGTTGTGACCGGGTTCGGCAGACATCGCGCTTAACATAACCCGCCGCCGGTGTCCGCGGGCGGCGCACCCACGAGCCGATGTGAATTACCCGACCCGGCCGAACGTGATACCCGCGCGGAAGCATTTCGATGAAAAACCCGCAGCGTAGCGAAAGGGATCAACACCGCTCGTTCACCGGTTGGTGTCCCGGTTTCTCGGCCT is part of the Mycobacterium mantenii genome and encodes:
- a CDS encoding SRPBCC family protein, which encodes MVAPLLQAHVDINAPVATVWGLISDLRRMPQWSPQCRWMKPFGPVRQGTRTLNLNRRKRMFWPTTCTVVEIVPDRKLAFRVDTNNTIWSYELEPSGEGTRLIESRHAENGVTAFSNLSVNALFGGTANFERELLDGMNASLARIKAAAETG
- a CDS encoding MFS transporter — its product is MSGRRQNDPGRVPSQRGRRPRNGAASQHPGAANYPAGDSTDRRTRRPSPMPSANRYLPPLGHQPEPERSSGTASRGPVSGERITVTRAAALRSREMGSRMYWMVQRAATADGADKSGLTALTWPVVANFAVDAAMAVALANTLFFAAATGESKGRVALYLLITIAPFAVVAPFIGPALDRLQHGRRVALAASFALRTALAVLLIMNYNGATGSFPSWVLYPCALAMMVFSKSFSVLRSAVTPRVMPPTIDLVRVNARLTMFGLLGGTIVGGAIAGGVEFACTHLFKLPGALFVVIAVTIAGATLSMRIPRWVEVTAGEVPATLSYRQDSEPLRRSWHQEVSGALRQPLGRNIITSLWGNCTIKVMVGFLFLYPAFVAKAHQANGWAQIAMLGMIGAAAGIGNFVGNFTSARLKLGRPAVLVVRCTVAVSAVALAAAVAGNLMLAVIATLVTSGASAIAKASLDASLQNDLPEESRASGFGRSESTLQLAWVLGGALGVLVYTELWVGFTAVTALLILGLAQTLVSFRGNSLIPGLGGNRPIMVEQEGMRRGVGASAVVAE
- a CDS encoding DUF2530 domain-containing protein, with the translated sequence MSAEPGHNPTAPPLPAALLQVWPFIALGALGWLSAVAAAFLVPALQCWRPVALAGLGVGVLGTSIFLLQLAAARRGARGAQAGLENYLDHK